One part of the Algibacter sp. L1A34 genome encodes these proteins:
- a CDS encoding type I phosphomannose isomerase catalytic subunit — protein MKLYPLKFEPLYKYRLWGGEKLKTQLNKNYSESSIGESWEISDVKGDETQVLNGELKGQTLKELIKTFKGDFVGEAVYKAFGEDFPLLIKFIDAKTPLSIQVHPSNELAKKRHNSFGKNEMWYVMQADKDAELIVGFEKEINKTEYQKHLEDDTILNVMHHETVAKGDTFYIPTGRIHAIGSGVLLAEIQQTSDVTYRIYDYNRVDATTGKERELHNAQALDAIDFTYHSEFKTSYETKANTANKLVHSPYFKTNFIKVENELEKDYSNLDSFVIYMCVSGSLEISHADDTYTLNTGETILLPASIDTVKIKASQADLLEIYL, from the coding sequence ATGAAACTTTACCCTTTAAAATTCGAACCACTTTATAAATATAGATTATGGGGCGGTGAAAAATTAAAAACACAACTTAACAAAAATTACAGCGAAAGTAGTATTGGTGAATCTTGGGAAATTTCGGATGTAAAAGGCGACGAAACCCAGGTTTTAAATGGAGAGCTTAAAGGCCAAACGCTAAAAGAACTTATTAAAACCTTTAAAGGTGATTTTGTTGGAGAAGCTGTTTACAAAGCTTTTGGAGAAGATTTTCCTTTGCTTATCAAGTTTATTGATGCTAAAACACCATTATCTATACAAGTACACCCAAGTAATGAGTTGGCGAAAAAACGTCATAATTCCTTCGGAAAAAACGAAATGTGGTATGTTATGCAGGCTGATAAAGATGCTGAATTAATTGTAGGTTTCGAAAAGGAAATTAATAAAACGGAATATCAAAAACATTTAGAAGATGATACTATTTTAAATGTTATGCATCATGAAACTGTTGCCAAAGGCGATACGTTTTACATTCCTACAGGAAGAATTCATGCTATTGGCTCTGGGGTGTTGTTGGCAGAAATTCAACAAACTTCTGATGTTACTTATCGTATTTATGATTATAATAGAGTCGATGCTACTACAGGTAAAGAACGAGAATTACATAACGCTCAAGCTTTAGATGCAATAGATTTTACTTACCATAGCGAGTTTAAAACGAGTTATGAAACTAAAGCGAACACGGCGAACAAGTTAGTGCATTCTCCATATTTTAAAACGAATTTTATTAAGGTTGAAAATGAATTGGAAAAGGATTATTCTAATTTGGATTCTTTCGTGATTTATATGTGCGTTAGCGGAAGTTTAGAAATTAGTCATGCTGATGATACCTATACTTTAAATACAGGTGAAACCATATTGTTACCAGCCAGTATTGATACCGTAAAAATTAAAGCTTCTCAAGCCGATTTATTAGAGATTTATCTTTAA
- a CDS encoding two-component regulator propeller domain-containing protein, protein MNFKNYFIALFCLLTNIIVGQKNNIKFENLDTFSGLSSSTCTEIFQDKEGFLWFGTIDGLNKYNGYDFEVFRSILNDPTSISNNRVNAIEEDNEGNLWVGTNNGLNLFNKHTNEFIRINLYKQLSLSKSSQKVINDLLYDSINNTLWVATNIGIIKIQLYDVNTNEDNFKFSHYINDQTNLKTIDNNRVNVVLKDKDNNIWAGTNGEHLNKYNRKNDNFDRVLIGENEAYALNHITKKVFIDADGDFWIGNDLSNLILWNTKENTFKHVSLVDKKVPIYDIYQDRNGLFWVSTDVFGLYLFKKQDGDVELQQHIVNDFSDPFSLPNNKPSKIFEDRKGVFWIGSYDVGVSKLDPSSYSFKHYYYKANKADGVSQKSIQSVLQDSKGRIWISAYNGGLSLFNEKEDTFKHYSSRLDDSKTISSNKILYTFEDHQGAIWVCTIDGGVNKFNPETEKSEAFLHDANDTLSIGQSSVWSGVEDSKNRIWFGLRDEGVSLYNPKTKYFKNYKSTYGSGNSLVSNSIISTFIDSKERLFVGTALGLNMVDLNEFEDFIPSNINFIDVKVHGLIEVGVNNITEDHYGNIWIGADNGVYKLDENLNLIKSYSSQNGLPNNLVVGLKEDDNFNIWITTKGGLSLLNPETDQIINYNTHDGLQGSEFQTQSIEKTTDGRIIVGGLNGFNIFNPNDIAIPASVDLKPQISKLKLNNKTVFAGDSINDRVLLNKGISETKDLILKYKENYVSLEFVAPYFDNPEQVKYAYRMQGLDSDFIKLGSNRVVNLSNLESGTYKFEVKATINGQWDTAKVTFLNIKILPPIWRSWWAYLIYIIMGALIIRFLMYYYELKVQEEQEHELDQMKLQFFVNVSHEFRTPLTLILNPVDKILSNFNDNPEVVKTSALSIQRSARRLLHLVNQLLDYRKMDVGMAPLQLEKGDIVKFSEDIFSLFKDLAFKKEIHYKFNATSDKIVSLFDFDKVEKIITNLISNAIKFTNSGGDITITINKINTSKSNSNYLLLGKAKSTEYVEIIVEDTGVGLDKEQMRRIFSRFYNLDASKAGTGIGLNFTKGLVELHGGEIDVESKHKKGTKFIVKIPLNIDGKPDDVENVKNEFLINSMKAVEYDMLISNDNLPNVNEDSGDDEDRDDSNKPLLLIVEDNKELRVHLSSDLRENYNIKEAVNGVDGLKKVHKYLPDLVISDVMMPKMDGFEMCNSIKTDLETCHIPVILLTAKTLVEDRIEGYEHGADGYISKPFVTNVLKARINNLLEAKKRLRQRFSEIGGVFPSSEVTSNNLDEAFLDKATKVIIANISDIDFKQGDLLNEMGIGRSQFYKKINSLTGSNPSNFIRTIRLRYAAELLIKNNHSIKEISHMSGFNSTAYFSKTFKELFDVTPSQFIEQKENETE, encoded by the coding sequence ATGAATTTTAAAAATTATTTTATTGCTTTATTCTGTTTACTAACAAATATTATTGTTGGGCAGAAAAATAATATAAAGTTTGAAAATTTAGATACATTTAGTGGGCTTTCAAGTAGTACCTGTACCGAAATATTTCAGGATAAAGAAGGGTTTCTATGGTTTGGTACTATTGATGGACTTAATAAATATAACGGGTATGATTTTGAGGTATTTAGATCTATTTTAAACGATCCAACTTCTATTAGTAATAACAGAGTAAATGCTATTGAAGAGGATAATGAAGGTAACCTTTGGGTTGGGACAAACAATGGGCTTAATTTATTTAATAAACATACCAATGAGTTTATTAGGATAAATTTGTATAAACAACTGTCGTTGTCAAAGAGTTCTCAAAAAGTAATTAACGATTTGCTTTATGATAGTATAAATAATACACTTTGGGTTGCAACAAATATTGGTATTATAAAAATTCAGCTATATGATGTTAATACCAATGAAGATAATTTTAAATTTTCCCATTACATAAACGATCAAACCAATTTAAAAACTATTGATAATAATAGAGTTAATGTTGTTTTAAAAGATAAAGATAATAATATTTGGGCGGGAACAAATGGAGAACATTTAAATAAGTATAATAGAAAAAACGATAATTTTGATCGTGTTTTAATTGGTGAAAATGAAGCATACGCACTAAACCATATTACTAAAAAAGTATTTATTGATGCAGATGGTGATTTTTGGATTGGTAACGATTTGTCTAATCTAATCTTATGGAATACTAAAGAAAACACCTTTAAACACGTCTCATTAGTAGATAAAAAGGTTCCTATCTACGATATTTATCAAGATAGAAACGGATTGTTTTGGGTATCTACAGATGTTTTTGGTTTGTATCTATTTAAGAAACAAGATGGAGATGTAGAACTACAGCAACATATTGTAAATGATTTTTCCGATCCTTTTTCTTTACCAAATAATAAACCAAGTAAAATTTTTGAAGACCGGAAAGGTGTTTTCTGGATTGGAAGCTATGATGTTGGTGTTAGTAAATTAGATCCCTCGAGTTATTCATTTAAACATTATTATTATAAGGCGAATAAAGCCGATGGGGTAAGCCAAAAGAGTATTCAATCTGTTTTACAAGATTCAAAAGGAAGAATTTGGATAAGCGCCTATAATGGAGGCTTAAGTTTATTTAATGAAAAAGAAGATACTTTTAAGCATTATAGTAGTCGTTTGGATGATTCTAAAACTATAAGTTCTAATAAAATTCTATACACTTTTGAAGATCATCAAGGTGCTATTTGGGTTTGTACCATTGATGGCGGTGTAAATAAGTTTAATCCAGAGACAGAGAAAAGTGAAGCGTTTTTGCACGATGCTAATGATACGTTGTCTATTGGGCAAAGTTCCGTTTGGAGTGGTGTAGAAGATTCTAAAAATAGAATTTGGTTTGGCTTAAGAGATGAAGGTGTTAGTCTTTATAATCCAAAAACTAAGTATTTTAAGAATTATAAAAGTACTTATGGTAGCGGGAATAGTTTAGTTAGTAACTCGATTATAAGTACATTTATTGACTCTAAAGAACGCTTATTTGTTGGTACAGCTCTTGGTTTAAATATGGTGGATTTGAATGAATTTGAAGATTTCATTCCGAGTAATATTAATTTTATTGATGTTAAAGTACATGGCTTAATAGAAGTTGGTGTAAATAATATTACAGAAGATCACTACGGTAATATATGGATAGGTGCAGATAATGGGGTATATAAGTTAGATGAAAATTTAAATTTAATTAAATCCTATTCTTCGCAAAATGGATTGCCAAATAATTTGGTTGTTGGTTTAAAAGAAGATGATAATTTTAATATTTGGATTACAACAAAAGGCGGGTTGTCCTTATTAAATCCAGAAACAGATCAAATTATAAATTACAACACGCATGATGGTTTACAAGGGTCAGAATTTCAAACCCAATCTATAGAAAAAACTACAGATGGTCGCATTATTGTAGGAGGGCTAAATGGGTTTAATATTTTTAATCCAAATGATATCGCCATTCCAGCTTCTGTGGATCTTAAGCCACAAATAAGTAAATTAAAACTAAATAATAAAACTGTTTTTGCTGGCGATTCAATTAATGATAGAGTGCTTTTAAATAAAGGGATATCAGAAACCAAAGACTTAATTTTAAAATACAAAGAGAATTACGTTTCCTTAGAGTTTGTAGCTCCTTATTTTGATAATCCTGAGCAGGTTAAATATGCCTACAGAATGCAAGGTTTGGATAGTGACTTTATTAAATTGGGGTCTAACCGTGTGGTAAATCTCTCTAATTTAGAATCTGGAACCTATAAATTTGAAGTAAAGGCAACAATAAACGGGCAATGGGATACTGCTAAAGTAACTTTTTTAAACATAAAAATATTGCCGCCTATTTGGCGTAGTTGGTGGGCTTATCTTATTTATATTATCATGGGTGCTTTAATTATTAGGTTTTTAATGTATTATTATGAGCTTAAAGTACAAGAAGAGCAAGAGCACGAATTAGACCAAATGAAGTTGCAGTTTTTTGTGAATGTGTCTCATGAGTTTAGAACACCATTAACGCTTATTTTAAATCCGGTAGATAAAATATTATCCAATTTCAACGATAATCCTGAAGTTGTAAAAACATCTGCATTGTCTATTCAACGAAGTGCGCGTCGATTATTACATCTAGTAAATCAGCTATTAGATTATCGTAAAATGGATGTTGGTATGGCTCCACTTCAATTAGAAAAAGGAGATATTGTTAAGTTTAGTGAAGATATTTTTTCGCTTTTTAAAGATTTAGCCTTTAAAAAAGAGATTCATTATAAATTTAATGCCACTTCCGATAAGATCGTTTCTCTTTTTGATTTTGATAAAGTGGAAAAAATAATTACAAATTTAATTTCAAATGCTATAAAATTTACTAATAGCGGTGGTGATATTACGATAACAATTAATAAGATTAATACAAGTAAAAGTAACTCGAATTATTTGCTTTTAGGAAAAGCAAAATCTACAGAATATGTTGAGATTATTGTGGAAGATACTGGTGTAGGATTAGATAAAGAACAAATGCGGCGTATTTTTTCACGATTTTATAATTTAGATGCTTCAAAAGCAGGAACAGGTATTGGCCTTAATTTTACTAAAGGTTTGGTCGAGTTGCATGGCGGTGAAATAGATGTAGAGAGTAAACATAAAAAGGGAACTAAATTTATAGTGAAAATACCTTTAAATATTGATGGTAAGCCGGACGACGTTGAGAATGTTAAAAATGAGTTTTTAATTAATTCAATGAAAGCCGTCGAGTATGATATGTTAATCTCTAACGATAATTTACCAAATGTAAACGAAGATTCTGGAGATGATGAGGATCGTGATGATTCTAACAAACCATTGCTTCTTATAGTTGAAGATAATAAGGAGTTACGTGTGCATTTAAGTAGTGATTTAAGAGAAAATTATAATATTAAGGAGGCAGTAAATGGTGTTGATGGTTTAAAGAAAGTACATAAATATCTACCAGATTTGGTAATAAGTGATGTTATGATGCCTAAAATGGATGGTTTTGAAATGTGTAATTCTATAAAGACAGATTTAGAAACTTGCCACATTCCGGTAATTCTATTAACGGCAAAAACATTGGTGGAAGATAGAATTGAAGGTTATGAGCATGGTGCCGATGGTTATATTTCGAAACCCTTTGTTACCAATGTGCTAAAAGCTAGAATTAATAATTTATTAGAAGCGAAGAAGAGATTGCGTCAGCGTTTTTCTGAAATTGGTGGTGTTTTCCCGTCTAGTGAGGTAACTTCTAATAATTTAGATGAAGCATTTCTTGATAAGGCCACAAAGGTAATTATAGCCAATATTAGCGATATAGACTTTAAACAAGGTGATTTACTGAACGAAATGGGTATTGGTCGATCTCAATTCTATAAGAAGATAAATAGTTTAACAGGTAGTAACCCGAGTAATTTTATTAGAACCATTCGTTTGCGTTATGCTGCAGAATTATTAATAAAAAACAATCATTCTATAAAAGAAATCTCGCATATGTCGGGCTTTAATTCTACGGCATATTTTAGTAAAACGTTTAAAGAATTGTTTGATGTTACTCCAAGTCAGTTTATCGAACAGAAAGAAAATGAAACTGAGTAA